The following proteins come from a genomic window of Salinivibrio kushneri:
- a CDS encoding MBL fold metallo-hydrolase gives MKLIKTLAASLLLTGSAMAANNAEPLNLDVYNADGNSFHVNSTVVYGETEAMVVDTGFTKADALRIAAKVLDSGKELTTIFISQADPDYYFGAEVLHGMFPDAKVITTPAVRATIAEKLDGKMAFWAPKMGDNAPQNPVVPAAYTRSSLTLDGRKIEIRGAKGELAHRPYLWIPANEAILGNVAVYGNVHLWMADAQSDQAREGWAAQLEEMAALKPNVVIPGHMTAGTALNADTIAFAQQYLQDFAEAKANSKDSAELMKTMQAKYPKAGLPMALEIGAKVHMGEMEW, from the coding sequence ATGAAATTGATAAAAACCCTAGCTGCCTCTTTATTACTGACCGGTAGCGCAATGGCAGCAAATAATGCTGAACCCTTGAACCTAGACGTGTATAACGCGGATGGTAACAGCTTCCACGTAAACTCAACCGTGGTGTACGGCGAAACCGAAGCCATGGTGGTTGATACGGGCTTTACTAAAGCAGACGCGCTACGTATTGCCGCTAAGGTGCTGGACTCTGGGAAAGAGCTGACCACCATCTTTATCAGCCAAGCCGACCCAGATTACTACTTTGGTGCGGAAGTGCTGCACGGCATGTTCCCTGACGCAAAAGTGATCACTACACCGGCAGTACGTGCCACGATTGCAGAAAAACTGGATGGAAAAATGGCATTTTGGGCCCCAAAAATGGGTGACAATGCCCCGCAAAACCCAGTGGTGCCAGCTGCCTATACCCGTTCATCATTGACACTGGACGGCCGTAAGATTGAAATTCGTGGCGCGAAAGGTGAGTTGGCACACCGCCCGTATCTTTGGATCCCAGCCAACGAGGCGATCCTGGGCAACGTCGCTGTGTATGGCAATGTTCACCTTTGGATGGCAGACGCACAATCTGATCAAGCACGTGAAGGTTGGGCCGCACAGCTAGAAGAAATGGCAGCACTGAAGCCTAACGTGGTGATCCCAGGACATATGACCGCGGGGACGGCGCTAAACGCTGACACCATCGCCTTTGCCCAGCAGTATTTGCAAGACTTTGCCGAGGCGAAAGCAAACAGCAAAGACAGTGCTGAGCTGATGAAAACCATGCAAGCGAAATACCCGAAAGCCGGCCTGCCGATGGCTTTGGAAATTGGTGCCAAAGTGCACATGGGAGAGATGGAATGGTAA
- the cysW gene encoding sulfate ABC transporter permease subunit CysW, producing MSTNSVRIGDTPWIRRSLIALMLLLVALVLVVPLVSIFSIAFADGIASYFQHLLAPDTRHAIGLTLLVAVLTVPINLVFGVMLAWAVTRFQFPGRKLVTTLIDIPFAVSPVVAGLLYLLLYGSNGWLGAWLFEHDLQVMFALPGIVLVTIFVTCPFVARELIPLMQQQGQAEEEAAVVLGASWWQLFRRVTLPNIKWALIYGVILTNARAIGEFGAVAVVSGSIRGQTNTLPLQVQLLYEDYQTQAAFACASLLAFMALATLALKALVEWRQHRAHASTATMDESSASTPARLTLQTNQSEP from the coding sequence ATGAGCACAAACTCGGTGAGAATTGGTGACACCCCATGGATCAGGCGCAGTTTAATCGCGCTTATGCTGCTGCTCGTGGCGCTGGTTTTGGTTGTGCCGCTGGTGAGTATTTTTTCCATCGCCTTCGCGGATGGTATCGCCAGTTACTTCCAACACTTGCTCGCGCCGGATACCCGCCACGCGATTGGCCTCACTTTATTAGTGGCCGTTCTCACGGTACCCATTAACCTAGTATTTGGCGTGATGTTGGCATGGGCGGTCACCCGTTTCCAATTTCCGGGACGAAAACTGGTCACCACCTTGATTGATATCCCGTTTGCCGTATCGCCCGTGGTCGCAGGCTTACTCTATTTGCTGCTGTATGGCAGTAACGGCTGGCTAGGCGCGTGGCTGTTTGAGCATGACCTTCAAGTGATGTTTGCCCTACCCGGCATTGTGCTAGTCACTATTTTTGTTACCTGCCCTTTCGTCGCCCGCGAGCTGATCCCGCTCATGCAGCAGCAAGGGCAAGCGGAAGAAGAAGCAGCCGTGGTGTTAGGCGCATCATGGTGGCAGCTTTTTCGCCGTGTCACCTTGCCCAATATTAAGTGGGCTCTCATCTACGGGGTCATTTTGACTAATGCCCGTGCCATCGGCGAGTTTGGCGCGGTCGCTGTGGTGTCTGGCAGCATTCGCGGTCAAACCAATACCCTGCCTTTGCAGGTACAGCTTCTTTACGAAGATTACCAAACTCAAGCAGCCTTCGCCTGTGCGTCATTACTTGCCTTTATGGCACTCGCTACCTTGGCATTGAAAGCCTTGGTGGAATGGCGTCAACACCGTGCACACGCCAGTACCGCGACGATGGATGAAAGCAGTGCGTCAACGCCTGCCCGCTTAACCTTACAAACGAACCAAAGTGAGCCGTAA
- a CDS encoding MFS transporter translates to MTYPSSTKFAVLGAALIAISYGLARFAFGLFVPPIRDDLGLSPSQIGMISALPLISFVAATLFAPLIADRIGARITAIVSGLFGTLGLAVISQATGDVSLAIGVFACGICTGLMMPALTAAMQAIVNRALHGRVSSVMNAGTSIGVVVAVPIVLILESAWRTAYLSFAILAALGVFAAWRMLPSVSPVTPTDAAPAPPISRLQWARLLRLSLFAFAMGFVSAAYWIFAPDLVITLGGLPSDATGWLWVAVGIAGLGGAVAADLADRNNPPITHSLMLMMLAASMALIAASPQNSGIAVFSALVFGLAYMSLTGLYLMTGIRLLPGRLSLGPVLPFMAVSLGQAVGSPVLGLLIESMGYAGAFSVFASASIVVAIISPLYPRQLEQEWDEDVIEDTGLQAAYDHQLHDEEGEPYRGVEIEEETQTTE, encoded by the coding sequence ATGACCTATCCATCTAGCACTAAATTTGCGGTTCTCGGCGCAGCACTTATCGCCATAAGCTATGGGTTAGCCCGCTTTGCATTCGGTCTGTTCGTTCCACCCATTCGCGACGACTTAGGACTCAGTCCCTCACAAATAGGGATGATTAGCGCCCTACCGTTGATTAGCTTTGTGGCCGCTACCCTGTTCGCCCCCCTGATTGCCGACCGAATTGGCGCAAGAATCACTGCGATTGTTTCTGGTTTATTTGGCACGCTGGGTTTAGCGGTCATCAGCCAAGCTACTGGGGACGTATCGCTAGCTATCGGTGTGTTTGCTTGCGGTATTTGCACCGGCTTGATGATGCCAGCCCTCACCGCCGCCATGCAGGCCATCGTCAATCGCGCCCTGCACGGTCGAGTCAGTTCAGTAATGAACGCGGGCACAAGCATTGGTGTCGTGGTTGCTGTGCCTATAGTTCTAATACTCGAATCGGCCTGGCGCACGGCCTATTTATCGTTTGCCATACTTGCTGCACTTGGCGTATTCGCTGCATGGCGTATGTTGCCGTCTGTCTCGCCTGTCACACCCACAGATGCCGCGCCCGCTCCACCGATCAGCCGATTACAATGGGCGCGGCTGTTACGTTTATCGTTGTTTGCATTCGCGATGGGGTTTGTCTCTGCCGCATACTGGATTTTCGCACCCGATTTGGTCATCACACTGGGAGGGCTTCCCAGCGATGCGACCGGGTGGTTATGGGTAGCCGTTGGCATTGCCGGTTTAGGCGGTGCGGTCGCAGCGGATCTCGCTGACCGTAACAACCCACCCATCACTCATTCATTAATGTTAATGATGTTGGCGGCAAGTATGGCACTCATTGCCGCCAGTCCACAAAACAGTGGGATCGCGGTGTTTTCCGCTCTGGTGTTTGGCCTTGCCTACATGAGTTTAACCGGCTTATACCTAATGACCGGGATCCGCCTTCTCCCCGGGCGTTTATCCCTCGGGCCTGTTTTACCCTTTATGGCGGTCTCACTCGGTCAAGCCGTCGGCTCTCCGGTGTTAGGTCTATTGATTGAAAGCATGGGTTATGCCGGCGCTTTTTCGGTGTTTGCCTCCGCCAGCATTGTGGTTGCCATTATCTCACCACTCTATCCTCGCCAGCTCGAGCAAGAGTGGGACGAAGACGTGATTGAAGACACCGGCCTGCAAGCGGCCTATGATCATCAATTACATGATGAAGAGGGTGAGCCTTATCGCGGTGTGGAAATAGAAGAAGAGACCCAAACCACTGAATAA
- a CDS encoding DsbA family protein — protein sequence MVNVHYIFDPMCGWCFGAATLIESLSNNPEINLQLRPGGMRERAPIEDSFRQHILAADQTIADQTGQTFGQAYLDRVASDQPVILDSFMTAQAILAAQQLDAQGAEMLKRIQRGHYQQGRSVCDADTLAELASEMGIEAEAWQQAMNRAENDVMPAVNQTRQLMAAHGLRGFPSMLVEQNGQWQAITVSQYYRRPDAWQALWQTLTQA from the coding sequence ATGGTAAACGTCCACTACATTTTTGACCCAATGTGTGGTTGGTGCTTCGGCGCCGCCACCTTGATTGAAAGCTTGAGCAACAACCCTGAGATTAACTTGCAGCTTCGTCCGGGTGGTATGCGTGAGCGTGCGCCGATTGAAGACAGTTTTCGTCAACACATTTTGGCGGCAGATCAAACCATTGCCGATCAAACCGGACAGACATTTGGTCAAGCCTATCTTGACCGCGTAGCAAGCGATCAGCCGGTAATTTTGGACTCCTTTATGACCGCGCAAGCTATCCTCGCAGCCCAGCAGCTTGATGCTCAGGGCGCAGAGATGCTGAAACGCATTCAGCGGGGTCATTATCAGCAAGGTCGCTCCGTCTGTGACGCTGACACGCTCGCAGAGCTTGCCAGTGAGATGGGGATAGAGGCAGAGGCTTGGCAACAGGCGATGAATCGCGCCGAGAATGACGTGATGCCCGCGGTGAATCAAACCCGTCAATTGATGGCAGCGCATGGCTTACGCGGTTTTCCATCCATGCTGGTGGAGCAAAACGGTCAATGGCAAGCCATCACAGTAAGCCAATACTATCGCCGCCCAGACGCATGGCAGGCGCTCTGGCAAACATTGACTCAGGCATAA
- a CDS encoding NnrS family protein has protein sequence MLLNVTDKQKEDKIPPLFRLGFRPFFLFGALYSCLVIIIWSGLYTHPGMVSLTVPSLWWHAHEMLFGFSMAIVGGFLITAVQNWTSIPGTRGLKLFAIFSLWLLARLSFWVDVPIWSSLVLDTLFMACVAWSLGYRVVVTKRQRNYLFIPILAVAALLNALSYGVLLGEVSLPINQVWHSTLLWFMLLISVMGGRVIPFFTEKKLGIQVSSTPVWLERAIIVVFVLLLGVTLVSGTDNMVARGLLLTAGIAQCVRLYCWKGWKAYQVPMLFSLHLFYLFLPLGLLLKAVVINPWASNLIWHLFAIATLGGVILAMIARVTLGHTGRNVYQGPAVSWLFYALLISALVRVFGMWFWPVYTLELVAASALLWTISYGWFAVRFGPMLSQARADGAAG, from the coding sequence ATGCTGTTAAACGTCACCGACAAACAAAAAGAGGATAAGATCCCGCCGCTGTTTCGGTTGGGATTTCGGCCCTTCTTCCTTTTTGGTGCCCTTTACTCCTGTCTGGTCATTATTATATGGAGTGGGCTGTACACCCATCCTGGGATGGTGTCACTCACGGTTCCTTCGCTTTGGTGGCATGCTCACGAGATGTTGTTTGGCTTTTCGATGGCCATTGTTGGTGGGTTTTTAATCACAGCGGTACAAAATTGGACCAGTATTCCGGGTACACGTGGGCTGAAGCTTTTCGCTATTTTTTCATTATGGCTGTTGGCGCGGTTGAGCTTCTGGGTGGATGTCCCAATTTGGTCGAGCCTTGTACTTGATACCCTGTTTATGGCCTGCGTGGCATGGTCGTTGGGTTATCGCGTGGTAGTGACTAAGCGTCAGCGCAATTATCTATTTATTCCTATCTTGGCGGTGGCGGCCTTACTTAATGCGTTGTCTTACGGCGTACTGCTAGGGGAAGTCTCACTACCCATTAATCAAGTTTGGCACAGTACCTTGTTGTGGTTCATGCTGCTTATTAGCGTAATGGGTGGCCGGGTGATCCCATTTTTCACGGAGAAGAAGTTGGGTATACAGGTGTCCAGCACACCTGTATGGCTGGAGCGAGCGATTATCGTTGTGTTTGTGCTACTGCTTGGCGTCACTTTGGTGTCCGGCACTGATAACATGGTCGCGCGTGGGTTGCTGCTTACAGCGGGTATTGCTCAATGTGTTCGGCTTTACTGTTGGAAAGGCTGGAAAGCGTACCAGGTACCAATGCTGTTCTCGCTGCACCTATTCTATCTCTTTTTACCACTTGGCTTGTTATTAAAAGCGGTGGTGATTAACCCCTGGGCATCAAACCTCATTTGGCACCTTTTTGCGATAGCCACTCTTGGCGGAGTGATTTTAGCCATGATTGCGCGAGTCACGCTTGGCCATACTGGGCGCAATGTCTATCAGGGCCCCGCTGTTTCTTGGTTGTTTTATGCCTTGCTCATATCAGCCCTCGTCCGTGTATTTGGCATGTGGTTTTGGCCGGTGTATACCCTAGAGCTGGTCGCTGCGTCTGCACTGCTTTGGACGATCAGCTATGGCTGGTTTGCGGTGCGATTTGGCCCCATGCTGAGCCAAGCACGCGCAGATGGCGCGGCGGGGTAA
- a CDS encoding putative bifunctional diguanylate cyclase/phosphodiesterase, whose amino-acid sequence MKKTNYYALKLAFIYFFFATLWILFSDRVVTAVTASLEMYELAQAFKGHFFVVVTSIMLWNLARRNNLALERASDIDSVTGLHSPSVFMRHVDTLLAPRDQQTSYVLVIIDIDGFTSLTNKLGFERTNHLLSDMAHAIEVSTLLDKLTSRVHADRFACLVALDGASDMALYIDRLHRECHRHLQRYDQKATCSIGVALFGPDGDDAATLMTAATRALNDAKKRKGTITYHDIHLTEQAQKRRQLVSALRVAINNKEIDVVFQPQYRLASGELTGLEVLARWTHETFGVIPPSTFITLAEEQGFCEDLTALVLEKAAKQLHDSDLLGNIIQRVSVNISAVEFNSESAIRRIDDYLQLNPEFARYLCLEITETAALDDILECARVVDTLKRHGVMFSIDDFGVGYTSLGMFNRINVDEIKIDRSFIQSMENDSRAKAITAGIIDIAKRLEINVVAEGVETATQLALLKGFDCEYVQGYYLGYPSSLSELKVAMSV is encoded by the coding sequence ATGAAAAAAACGAACTACTACGCACTGAAGCTGGCGTTTATCTATTTCTTTTTTGCGACCTTGTGGATCTTGTTCTCCGATCGTGTGGTAACTGCTGTAACCGCCAGCCTAGAGATGTACGAATTGGCGCAAGCATTCAAAGGGCATTTCTTTGTGGTGGTGACGTCGATTATGCTCTGGAACCTGGCAAGAAGGAATAACCTAGCGTTAGAGCGAGCGAGTGACATTGATAGTGTGACCGGCTTGCACAGTCCCTCTGTGTTTATGCGTCATGTCGATACTTTGCTTGCCCCACGGGATCAACAAACCTCGTATGTTTTGGTGATTATCGACATTGATGGGTTTACATCACTCACCAATAAACTTGGGTTTGAACGTACCAATCACCTGTTGTCTGACATGGCTCATGCCATTGAGGTATCAACGCTACTCGATAAACTCACCTCTCGCGTCCACGCAGACCGCTTTGCCTGCCTTGTAGCGTTAGACGGTGCCAGCGATATGGCACTTTATATTGATAGGTTGCACCGTGAATGTCATCGTCATTTGCAACGATATGATCAAAAAGCTACTTGCTCGATAGGGGTGGCGTTATTCGGGCCAGATGGTGACGATGCCGCCACCTTGATGACGGCGGCTACGCGCGCCCTGAATGATGCCAAAAAGCGCAAAGGGACGATAACGTATCATGATATTCATTTAACCGAGCAAGCTCAAAAGCGTAGGCAGCTCGTTTCCGCACTCAGAGTTGCAATCAATAACAAAGAGATTGATGTTGTCTTTCAGCCGCAATATCGCTTGGCATCAGGCGAGCTAACCGGTTTAGAAGTATTGGCGAGATGGACCCATGAAACCTTTGGTGTGATTCCACCGAGTACCTTTATCACGCTCGCCGAAGAACAGGGCTTTTGCGAAGACCTAACGGCGCTCGTACTCGAAAAAGCCGCCAAGCAGTTACACGATAGTGATCTGTTGGGAAATATCATTCAGCGTGTGTCGGTCAATATTTCTGCGGTTGAGTTTAATAGTGAGAGTGCGATTCGGCGTATTGACGATTACTTGCAATTGAACCCAGAATTCGCGCGTTACCTGTGCCTAGAAATAACTGAAACCGCAGCACTTGATGATATTCTTGAGTGCGCGCGAGTGGTTGATACCCTCAAACGCCATGGCGTGATGTTTTCCATTGATGATTTTGGGGTGGGTTATACCTCTTTAGGGATGTTTAATCGAATTAATGTCGATGAAATCAAGATTGACCGCAGTTTCATCCAATCGATGGAAAACGATAGCCGTGCTAAAGCGATCACGGCCGGCATTATTGATATTGCCAAACGCCTAGAAATCAACGTGGTCGCTGAAGGCGTGGAAACCGCCACACAACTTGCATTGTTGAAAGGCTTTGATTGCGAATATGTGCAAGGGTATTACCTAGGCTACCCTTCTTCACTCTCTGAGTTGAAAGTGGCGATGTCTGTATGA
- a CDS encoding sulfate/molybdate ABC transporter ATP-binding protein, with protein sequence MRIQLNNITKHFGQFQALSPLSLTIEQGEMMGLLGPSGSGKTTLLRIIAGLESSNSGQILFGERDVTRVHVRDRRVGFVFQNYALFKHMTVAENIAFGLQVMPRRERPSPATITQRVNQLLEVVQLGHLGQRYPEQLSGGQKQRIALARALATRPEILLLDEPFGALDAQVRKELRQWLRRLHDEMAFTSVFVTHDQDEALELSDRVVVMSNGQIEQVDSPVDLYAAPKSRFVFDFLGNVNVFSGHYQQGTWQNGNAFIQPTLNTHTQQSGSLYVRSHELTLADKPNSQLSLPMRVVSINPVGAEVRVSLAPQGWESEQLWEATLTHHVWQAAPYQKGDTVYAMPHRGYFFNGTDTEPHRLNWPFLTADSLVYDI encoded by the coding sequence ATGCGTATTCAACTGAACAACATCACTAAACACTTTGGCCAGTTCCAAGCGTTATCGCCGTTATCACTTACTATAGAGCAAGGCGAGATGATGGGACTGCTTGGCCCCTCAGGCTCCGGTAAAACCACGTTATTGCGCATTATTGCCGGATTAGAAAGCAGTAACAGCGGCCAGATCTTATTTGGCGAGCGCGATGTCACCCGCGTCCATGTGCGGGATCGCCGTGTCGGGTTTGTTTTTCAAAACTACGCCTTGTTCAAACATATGACGGTGGCAGAGAACATCGCCTTTGGGTTGCAAGTGATGCCACGTCGCGAGCGCCCCTCCCCAGCCACGATTACGCAACGGGTGAACCAACTGCTTGAGGTCGTGCAGTTAGGCCATCTGGGCCAACGGTATCCCGAGCAATTATCGGGCGGACAAAAGCAACGTATCGCACTGGCGCGAGCGTTGGCGACTCGGCCGGAGATCTTATTGCTCGACGAACCGTTCGGTGCGTTAGATGCACAAGTACGCAAAGAGTTGCGCCAATGGTTACGCCGACTACACGATGAAATGGCTTTTACCAGTGTGTTTGTCACTCACGACCAAGACGAAGCACTCGAGCTATCGGATCGCGTGGTGGTGATGAGTAATGGGCAAATTGAACAAGTCGACAGTCCGGTCGATCTTTATGCTGCGCCGAAAAGCCGCTTTGTGTTTGATTTTTTAGGGAACGTGAATGTTTTTTCCGGCCACTATCAGCAAGGCACGTGGCAAAATGGCAATGCCTTTATTCAACCTACACTAAACACGCACACCCAACAGTCAGGCAGTTTGTATGTACGCAGCCATGAGTTAACCCTGGCTGATAAACCCAATAGCCAACTCTCGCTGCCCATGCGTGTGGTCTCTATCAACCCGGTCGGTGCCGAGGTGCGGGTATCACTCGCCCCACAAGGCTGGGAAAGTGAACAACTATGGGAAGCCACCCTAACCCATCATGTGTGGCAAGCCGCACCGTATCAAAAGGGCGATACCGTGTATGCGATGCCGCACCGTGGATACTTTTTCAACGGCACAGACACCGAGCCGCACCGACTCAATTGGCCATTTTTGACGGCCGATAGCTTGGTGTATGATATTTAG
- a CDS encoding DEAD/DEAH box helicase, whose product MPFKKLGLSASLCQAIAQRGFTTPTSIQAKAIPIIQQGHDLIAAAQTGTGKTSSFIWPIIDKLSAGEAGRKKRARALVIAPTRELALQVAESARQDSQFTELKTLAMVGGMDEQAQKQALVDGVDILVATPGRLRDLLSQRAVYLDEVEVLVLDEADRMLDMGFIDAIQNILDRLPASTQCLLFSATLSNKVRELAKATIGDDGKEISIAARDASKDNITQWCIPVDKDKKSALLSHLIKENGWTQALIFIETKHGAAKLATQLEKRGIAAEAFHSGRSQAVRTQLLEDFKNGDIQFLIATGVAARGIDIESLERVVNYDLPFPADEYVHRIGRTGRASAQGEAISLVSKDNTKNLRMIEARLGHPLERRIIEGFEPKKPVPLTAPK is encoded by the coding sequence ATGCCATTTAAAAAACTAGGGTTAAGCGCCTCGCTTTGCCAAGCCATTGCCCAACGCGGCTTTACCACGCCAACGTCTATTCAAGCGAAAGCAATTCCGATCATCCAACAAGGGCACGATCTGATTGCCGCGGCACAAACGGGCACCGGGAAAACCTCGAGTTTTATCTGGCCTATCATCGATAAGCTATCTGCCGGTGAAGCTGGGCGCAAAAAGCGCGCTCGCGCTCTCGTCATCGCCCCCACTCGTGAGCTCGCCTTGCAAGTGGCAGAAAGCGCACGCCAAGACAGCCAGTTTACTGAGCTAAAAACCTTGGCGATGGTGGGCGGCATGGACGAGCAAGCACAAAAGCAAGCCTTAGTGGACGGCGTCGACATTTTGGTCGCTACCCCGGGACGACTGCGCGATTTACTCAGCCAACGTGCCGTCTATTTAGATGAAGTAGAGGTGCTGGTGCTGGATGAAGCGGATCGCATGCTCGATATGGGCTTTATTGATGCGATTCAGAATATTCTAGATCGATTGCCGGCGAGCACGCAGTGCTTACTGTTTTCGGCCACGCTGTCTAATAAAGTGCGCGAGCTGGCCAAAGCGACCATTGGCGATGACGGCAAAGAAATCAGCATTGCCGCACGAGATGCCTCGAAAGACAACATTACTCAGTGGTGTATTCCCGTCGATAAAGATAAGAAATCCGCACTACTTAGCCATTTAATTAAAGAGAATGGCTGGACGCAAGCGTTGATTTTTATCGAAACCAAACACGGCGCCGCCAAACTCGCTACCCAGTTGGAAAAACGGGGCATTGCCGCTGAAGCTTTTCACAGTGGACGCAGCCAAGCCGTGCGGACTCAATTGCTAGAAGACTTTAAAAACGGTGACATCCAATTTTTAATTGCCACCGGTGTCGCCGCGCGTGGTATTGATATTGAGTCGCTTGAGCGCGTAGTCAATTATGATCTACCCTTCCCAGCCGACGAGTACGTACACCGGATTGGCCGTACCGGCCGTGCCAGTGCTCAAGGCGAAGCAATTTCATTGGTCTCAAAAGACAACACCAAAAACTTGCGTATGATTGAAGCACGTCTCGGGCATCCACTTGAACGTCGCATCATCGAAGGCTTTGAGCCCAAAAAACCGGTGCCGCTGACTGCGCCCAAATAA